The following proteins are co-located in the Nitrospinota bacterium genome:
- a CDS encoding bifunctional (p)ppGpp synthetase/guanosine-3',5'-bis(diphosphate) 3'-pyrophosphohydrolase, which produces MKVQDLTDKLLEYMPDADVDIILNAYIYSAKAHRGQSRRSGEAYISHPLEVAHNLVKLKLDPTTVAAGLLHDTIEDTLSTPEEIQELFGDEIFQLVDGVTKISQIHFSSHEESQAENYRKMIFAMAQDIRVVLIKLADRAHNMQTLGSLSEERQRRIARETLEIFAPIANRLGIGWLKSELENGSFRYLYPEEYRTIEEKVAKSKDSRAQYLEKVTSRLMKELQKGEIEGKVEGRPKQFYSIYKKMVDQNISFEDVYDLIGVRVLTKSLGDCYSVLGLVHSLWKPIPGKFKDYIAMPKPNMYQSLHTTVIGPKGERVEVQIRSEEMEKVCQGGIASHWRYKEKTGDDDKPMDEQLSWVRLLLENQKDLKNPKEFLNAFKVNLFPDEVYVFTPGGDVIALPYNATPVDFAFQVHTDVGCHCHSAKVNGKVVPLRYKLKDGDQVEIITAEEGSPNREWLAFVKTSKARNRISHFINTEERSRSLKLGKELLEKEILGYDLDPETEMGGEAFEEAAQACGFNSTDSLLMGIGIGKLSTHHVIEKLIPKEKLEGKESRDKMLIKLKENRPSKSSRNAIKVQCFNENISIRIGKCCHPLPGEPIIGYITRGRGVTVHHIDCPSVGNVINDPERLVGVEWEAGLNVIYQAHIAIVATDKPGIMATISQSFAECGINITRANIQQGSNQRAYFDLSIEIQDVEHLNQILEKIRQLDDVIYLERIKDFNKNSPVKNRLEALGEKLGAKGERELSPT; this is translated from the coding sequence ATGAAAGTTCAGGATTTGACAGACAAGTTATTGGAATACATGCCCGATGCTGATGTCGACATCATTCTGAATGCTTATATTTATTCCGCAAAGGCTCACCGGGGCCAGAGTCGCAGATCTGGTGAGGCTTATATTTCCCATCCCCTTGAAGTTGCGCATAATCTCGTCAAGTTAAAGCTGGACCCTACAACAGTGGCTGCGGGCCTATTGCACGACACCATTGAGGACACCCTTTCTACCCCCGAAGAAATTCAGGAACTGTTTGGTGACGAAATTTTCCAGCTTGTGGATGGGGTGACTAAAATCAGCCAGATCCATTTTTCCAGTCATGAAGAGAGTCAGGCAGAGAACTATAGAAAGATGATCTTCGCCATGGCTCAGGATATTCGTGTGGTTTTGATCAAGCTTGCCGATCGGGCCCATAATATGCAGACCCTGGGTTCCCTCTCAGAGGAAAGGCAGAGGAGAATTGCGCGTGAGACTCTGGAAATTTTCGCTCCCATTGCCAACCGTCTGGGAATTGGGTGGTTGAAATCAGAATTAGAGAATGGGTCATTCCGCTACCTCTACCCTGAAGAATACCGAACCATTGAAGAAAAAGTTGCAAAAAGTAAAGACAGCCGCGCTCAGTATCTGGAAAAAGTTACCTCCCGGTTGATGAAGGAGTTGCAAAAGGGAGAGATTGAAGGAAAAGTTGAGGGGAGGCCCAAACAATTTTACAGTATTTATAAAAAAATGGTGGACCAGAACATTAGTTTTGAGGATGTTTATGACCTGATCGGCGTACGGGTTTTAACGAAATCCCTGGGTGACTGTTATTCGGTTTTAGGGTTGGTGCATTCTCTATGGAAGCCCATTCCCGGAAAATTTAAGGACTATATTGCCATGCCCAAGCCTAATATGTACCAGTCTCTTCACACAACAGTGATTGGTCCGAAGGGTGAAAGGGTGGAGGTGCAGATTCGTTCAGAGGAAATGGAAAAGGTTTGCCAGGGAGGAATAGCGTCACACTGGCGTTATAAAGAAAAAACCGGCGATGATGATAAGCCTATGGACGAACAATTATCATGGGTTCGGCTTCTTCTTGAAAACCAGAAAGACTTGAAAAACCCTAAAGAATTTCTCAATGCATTCAAGGTTAATTTGTTCCCGGATGAAGTTTATGTGTTTACCCCTGGCGGGGATGTTATTGCGCTCCCTTACAACGCGACTCCTGTTGATTTCGCATTTCAGGTTCATACAGATGTTGGATGCCATTGTCATTCGGCTAAGGTAAATGGAAAGGTTGTTCCGCTGCGTTATAAACTAAAGGATGGGGATCAGGTTGAAATAATCACAGCAGAGGAAGGATCCCCCAATCGCGAATGGCTGGCCTTTGTGAAAACTTCCAAGGCAAGAAACCGAATATCTCACTTCATCAATACAGAAGAGCGTTCAAGAAGTTTGAAGTTAGGGAAGGAGCTTCTTGAAAAAGAGATTCTCGGATACGACCTGGATCCTGAAACTGAAATGGGAGGAGAGGCCTTTGAAGAAGCCGCACAGGCATGTGGTTTTAATTCTACGGATAGCCTGTTGATGGGAATAGGAATCGGAAAATTATCGACTCACCATGTCATCGAAAAATTGATTCCTAAAGAAAAGTTGGAGGGCAAAGAGTCGCGTGACAAAATGCTGATAAAACTTAAGGAAAACCGGCCTTCTAAATCCTCACGTAATGCGATCAAGGTTCAATGTTTCAATGAAAATATTTCCATTAGAATCGGCAAATGTTGTCATCCACTCCCTGGTGAACCGATCATAGGTTATATTACGCGAGGCCGGGGAGTTACAGTGCACCATATTGACTGCCCAAGTGTCGGAAACGTGATCAATGATCCGGAAAGACTGGTTGGAGTAGAATGGGAAGCAGGCTTGAATGTGATTTACCAGGCCCATATTGCCATTGTCGCGACGGACAAGCCCGGAATAATGGCTACTATCAGTCAGTCCTTCGCAGAATGCGGGATCAACATCACCCGGGCAAACATTCAACAGGGATCAAACCAAAGGGCATACTTCGACCTTTCCATAGAGATTCAGGACGTGGAACACTTGAATCAAATTCTTGAAAAAATACGCCAGCTTGATGATGTGATTTACCTGGAGCGGATCAAAGACTTTAACAAAAATTCACCGGTCAAAAACAGGCTGGAGGCCCTGGGTGAAAAACTGGGGGCGAAGGGAGAGCGGGAACTGAGCCCTACCTGA
- the recG gene encoding ATP-dependent DNA helicase RecG: protein MKHTPSLNDPMQYIKGVGPRKAILLEKLRLTSIEDCLYFLPFRYEDRTQFKKISQAMPGEYVTLTGEVLSSGTIFMGRQKRIFEAIIQDETGVIRAKWFKFNETYMKEKFQTGQKIILSGKPNINKRSGLEIIHPETEKVSGESIQSLEIGKIVPVYHVTDGLHLKSMRNIIKNVLDKYLHLIEEFLPESLIRQHNFPSRSEAIFQAHFPTKGSSLKELDLFKTPAQKRLVFEELFLIQLGLAFRKKQSGVERKGIPFKTRDELIKRFVKLLPFKLTGAQKKVLGEIMEDLEKDKPMNRLIQGDVGSGKTIVALTALLTAVDNGTQSALMVPTEILAEQHYLNIRPYCEKLGVKLSLVTSALKGKERQRYFQDIEEGKTHIVVGTHSLIQKDIQFKNLGLAVIDEQHRFGVMQRDAIGKKGAHPHLLIMTATPIPRSLALTLYGDMDVSLLDELPPGRQEIITDLFFENRREKAYSILEKQLQEGRQAFVVCPLIEESESIDLNAAVTVFEYIQEQFPEFKACLIHGKLKKEERQNIMSRFLNKEIQILVSTTVIEVGIDVPNASIMIIEHAERFGLAQLHQLRGRVGRGKHASRCLLMAYHPISEDGQARMSAMQKSGDGFVIAEEDLKIRGPGDFMGTRQSGLPILKIANLIRDIKILEIARKEAICVIEKDPELKDPKHQPLNDALKRFFGNYMELIEVI, encoded by the coding sequence ATGAAACACACACCTTCCCTGAACGACCCCATGCAATATATAAAAGGGGTTGGCCCAAGAAAAGCGATTCTGCTTGAAAAACTGCGACTGACAAGTATTGAGGATTGTCTATATTTTTTACCTTTCAGGTATGAAGACCGCACACAGTTTAAAAAAATCTCGCAGGCTATGCCCGGCGAATATGTCACACTTACGGGAGAAGTCCTAAGCTCCGGAACAATATTCATGGGGCGTCAAAAAAGAATATTTGAAGCTATTATTCAGGATGAAACAGGAGTCATCCGTGCGAAATGGTTCAAATTTAACGAAACTTATATGAAAGAAAAGTTTCAAACGGGACAAAAAATAATTCTTTCAGGAAAACCCAATATCAACAAACGCTCAGGGCTGGAGATCATCCACCCGGAAACCGAGAAGGTGTCCGGAGAAAGTATCCAATCACTCGAAATTGGGAAAATTGTACCCGTTTACCATGTTACAGATGGTCTTCACCTCAAATCCATGCGGAATATTATTAAAAACGTCCTCGATAAATACCTGCATCTCATCGAAGAATTTCTTCCTGAAAGCCTGATCCGGCAACATAATTTTCCCTCTCGATCCGAAGCAATTTTCCAAGCTCATTTTCCAACCAAAGGCTCTTCACTTAAAGAGCTGGATCTTTTTAAAACTCCTGCACAAAAGCGACTGGTTTTTGAAGAGCTCTTCCTGATCCAGTTGGGACTGGCCTTCAGGAAAAAACAATCTGGGGTTGAACGCAAAGGAATCCCTTTTAAAACCCGTGATGAACTCATCAAACGATTTGTAAAGTTACTACCCTTCAAGTTAACAGGAGCTCAAAAAAAAGTTCTTGGAGAAATTATGGAGGACCTGGAAAAAGACAAACCGATGAACCGTTTGATCCAGGGTGATGTAGGAAGTGGAAAAACCATCGTAGCCCTCACCGCACTGTTAACGGCAGTGGATAATGGCACTCAATCAGCGCTAATGGTTCCGACCGAAATTCTTGCAGAACAACATTATTTAAACATTCGACCTTATTGTGAAAAATTAGGTGTCAAACTCAGCCTGGTTACAAGTGCTCTCAAGGGCAAAGAGCGCCAAAGATACTTTCAAGATATAGAGGAAGGAAAAACACATATCGTAGTTGGGACCCACTCCCTGATCCAAAAGGATATACAATTTAAAAATCTGGGGTTGGCTGTTATAGATGAACAACACCGCTTCGGAGTCATGCAAAGAGACGCCATTGGGAAAAAAGGAGCCCACCCGCATCTTCTTATTATGACCGCAACACCCATTCCCAGATCCCTTGCCCTCACCCTCTACGGGGATATGGATGTGTCGCTTTTAGATGAACTCCCCCCGGGAAGACAGGAAATTATCACCGACCTGTTTTTTGAGAACCGGCGCGAAAAAGCCTACAGTATTCTGGAAAAACAGTTACAAGAAGGAAGGCAGGCATTTGTAGTCTGTCCATTAATCGAAGAATCAGAATCTATCGATCTTAATGCAGCGGTTACTGTCTTCGAATATATTCAGGAACAATTTCCTGAATTTAAGGCTTGTTTGATACATGGAAAGCTTAAAAAAGAAGAACGGCAAAATATAATGTCACGCTTCCTTAATAAAGAAATCCAGATCTTAGTTTCTACCACGGTAATTGAAGTAGGCATTGATGTCCCCAACGCTTCCATCATGATTATTGAGCACGCAGAAAGGTTTGGACTTGCACAACTGCATCAGCTACGCGGACGTGTAGGTCGTGGAAAACATGCATCCCGTTGCTTACTCATGGCCTATCACCCTATATCCGAGGACGGACAAGCGAGGATGAGTGCAATGCAAAAGTCTGGGGATGGATTTGTCATCGCAGAAGAAGATTTAAAAATACGTGGTCCCGGAGACTTTATGGGAACCCGACAATCGGGATTGCCTATTTTAAAAATCGCCAACCTGATCCGGGACATCAAGATATTAGAGATAGCCCGAAAAGAAGCAATCTGCGTCATAGAAAAAGACCCGGAACTCAAAGACCCCAAACACCAACCTCTAAACGACGCTCTAAAACGGTTTTTTGGAAACTATATGGAGCTGATAGAAGTCATCTAA
- a CDS encoding tetratricopeptide repeat protein produces the protein MSKRLTQTTLFIFIIGLLTFSGTANSYEVNKNAVALLIAKDKAGKTVGTGSGFVARPEGTLVTNYHVLVDAYSIEVHFPNGSRSKITGVFKVDRAKDFAILKLTEGFYSTLEIGNSSSLKPYDYTSALGYLSAEVTEQKDKIEGQIAQTYGFVLGIHPQSDPQIPFIYTTTAFGPGFSGGPVVNESNQVIGLATVEGRSINLALPINTVKEFLDTKTSFSLHDLFNEDRTSLNAMYYRGNYFLYGLGDPNKAITEFEKILAKDPDFILAHYDLAVAYRDLGMAEKAIAQYEKTIELSPDFPEALSNLGGYYFRKGKLDEAVKIFKKAVQVYPNFIQALSNLGAALNKQGHAEEAIPLLKKALSLDPEFAIANFNLGNALFALNRLNEALEVFELSQKQGVDFLSMHWKLYEIHKKSQRFPEAEKELKTILEIDPFNEEAKKKLSELPVAH, from the coding sequence ATGAGCAAACGTTTAACTCAGACCACACTATTTATTTTCATCATTGGATTGTTGACCTTTTCAGGGACGGCAAATTCTTATGAAGTCAATAAAAACGCGGTGGCTTTGCTCATCGCTAAAGACAAGGCCGGGAAAACCGTTGGAACCGGGTCTGGTTTTGTGGCACGGCCCGAAGGAACCCTTGTCACCAATTACCATGTTCTGGTAGACGCGTACAGCATTGAAGTTCATTTCCCCAATGGGTCCCGTTCCAAAATAACAGGTGTGTTCAAGGTGGACAGGGCCAAAGATTTTGCCATCTTAAAACTAACGGAAGGTTTTTATTCTACATTGGAAATTGGCAACTCCTCATCCCTGAAGCCCTATGACTATACCAGTGCACTGGGCTATCTCTCCGCCGAGGTGACCGAGCAGAAAGATAAGATAGAGGGTCAGATTGCACAGACTTATGGTTTTGTTCTTGGGATACATCCTCAGTCTGACCCCCAAATACCCTTTATTTATACCACCACTGCATTTGGCCCAGGGTTCAGCGGAGGACCCGTCGTCAATGAATCCAATCAGGTTATAGGATTAGCCACAGTGGAAGGCAGATCTATCAACCTTGCCCTTCCCATTAATACCGTTAAGGAGTTTTTAGACACAAAAACTTCTTTTTCACTCCACGATCTATTCAATGAAGACAGGACTTCCCTGAACGCCATGTATTACCGGGGAAATTATTTTTTATACGGCCTGGGGGATCCCAACAAGGCCATCACCGAGTTTGAAAAAATACTGGCAAAGGACCCAGATTTTATTCTGGCCCATTACGACCTCGCCGTTGCGTACAGAGACCTGGGGATGGCTGAAAAAGCCATTGCCCAATATGAAAAAACCATTGAATTAAGTCCTGACTTTCCTGAAGCCTTATCAAATCTTGGTGGATATTATTTTCGCAAAGGTAAGCTAGATGAAGCCGTGAAAATATTTAAAAAAGCTGTTCAGGTTTATCCTAATTTTATCCAGGCGCTTTCCAATCTGGGAGCCGCTCTGAACAAACAAGGCCATGCCGAAGAAGCAATCCCTTTGTTAAAGAAAGCTCTGAGTCTGGACCCGGAGTTTGCCATTGCCAATTTCAATCTGGGCAATGCCCTGTTCGCGCTCAATCGTTTGAACGAAGCCCTGGAAGTGTTCGAGCTTTCACAGAAACAGGGTGTCGACTTCCTTTCCATGCATTGGAAACTTTACGAGATCCATAAAAAAAGCCAACGCTTCCCGGAAGCGGAAAAGGAATTGAAAACCATTCTGGAAATCGACCCTTTCAATGAAGAAGCCAAAAAGAAACTTTCCGAACTCCCTGTAGCGCATTAA
- the flgM gene encoding flagellar biosynthesis anti-sigma factor FlgM: MEIPGNDFRIKGKTIQDRVKVGDKSATTKSQGAASPASGSEQIAISSKAKDIQKVTEAVNTAPEIRTDKVERIKNQIADGSYSVPTDQIAEKVLENIISESKFLE; this comes from the coding sequence ATGGAAATACCGGGCAACGATTTTAGAATTAAAGGCAAAACAATTCAGGATAGAGTTAAAGTTGGTGATAAATCGGCCACTACAAAGAGTCAGGGAGCTGCTTCCCCAGCCAGTGGTAGTGAGCAGATAGCCATATCTTCTAAAGCCAAAGATATTCAAAAGGTCACTGAAGCAGTAAATACTGCCCCGGAAATCCGCACTGACAAAGTGGAAAGAATTAAAAATCAGATAGCAGATGGAAGCTACAGCGTACCCACTGATCAGATCGCTGAAAAAGTACTGGAAAACATCATTTCTGAGTCTAAGTTTCTCGAATAA
- a CDS encoding tetratricopeptide repeat protein encodes MPTLYFSHNNPNSINIVQNIIQDCRIALNATCLGLEEPEDFLPQTLNKILSLCDALIIVISKNGSDAKDSESPDCDSTLKERTQLEIETAINLDMMIVPLLLDEAMIPIGIDPYWEYLRKFNPYSLRSAFLQEDFQEVLDDIEEELNFKKDVETRMSLTVDENFERMAEIDAKPGKPFGLESSGMLELRKMVESETIFLKKARGIGDRLAEKNALSALGLAYSRLGQTQRAIDFFLQELDIAIELDDSKEQCSLLANLGDASAISGKLDQALKYFEEQKTLATEKGFSAFIGSSYNGLGFVYVKKNIISKAIDCYLKALESYRQQEDHDKVLELLVGIGLNYQKLGDYEDATAFFIQALAKAKYVENRKEEAHILIDLAETYHKLGDLTLLKPVMQQAEELLNARKTNWAPPLINRLHNLKISINSH; translated from the coding sequence ATGCCTACTCTTTATTTCAGCCACAACAATCCCAATTCAATAAATATAGTTCAAAACATTATTCAAGATTGTCGCATTGCTTTAAATGCCACTTGCCTGGGTCTTGAAGAGCCTGAGGATTTCTTGCCACAAACTCTCAACAAAATTCTTTCACTCTGTGATGCACTAATCATAGTAATTTCAAAAAATGGATCCGATGCTAAAGACTCAGAAAGCCCTGATTGCGACTCTACCCTGAAAGAACGCACTCAACTGGAGATTGAGACGGCCATAAACCTGGATATGATGATTGTTCCTCTGCTACTTGACGAAGCCATGATTCCGATTGGCATTGACCCTTATTGGGAATATCTTCGCAAGTTCAATCCCTACTCTTTGAGAAGCGCGTTTTTACAGGAAGACTTTCAGGAAGTTCTGGATGATATAGAAGAGGAATTGAATTTCAAAAAAGACGTTGAAACCAGAATGTCTCTTACCGTTGATGAGAACTTTGAAAGGATGGCTGAAATTGATGCAAAACCCGGAAAACCATTTGGCCTGGAATCTTCCGGAATGCTTGAGCTGCGTAAAATGGTAGAATCTGAAACCATTTTTCTCAAAAAAGCCCGTGGCATAGGTGACAGGCTGGCTGAAAAAAACGCGCTTTCAGCCCTGGGCCTGGCATACAGCAGACTGGGACAAACCCAGAGAGCGATTGATTTCTTTCTTCAGGAACTGGACATTGCAATAGAGTTAGACGATAGCAAAGAACAATGCAGCCTGCTTGCCAACCTTGGTGATGCATCTGCAATTTCCGGCAAACTTGATCAAGCCCTGAAATATTTTGAAGAACAAAAAACTCTTGCCACAGAAAAAGGGTTCAGCGCATTTATTGGCAGTTCGTATAACGGACTCGGATTCGTTTACGTTAAGAAAAATATAATTTCAAAAGCTATCGACTGTTATTTAAAAGCACTGGAAAGTTACCGCCAACAGGAAGATCATGATAAGGTGCTTGAATTATTGGTTGGCATAGGGCTTAACTACCAGAAACTAGGTGACTATGAGGATGCGACAGCTTTTTTCATCCAGGCTCTGGCTAAAGCAAAATATGTCGAAAACAGGAAGGAGGAAGCCCACATCCTGATAGACCTCGCCGAAACTTACCATAAGCTTGGAGACCTTACACTCCTGAAACCAGTTATGCAACAAGCAGAAGAATTATTGAATGCGCGTAAAACCAACTGGGCTCCTCCCCTTATAAACAGGCTGCACAATTTAAAAATATCAATAAATTCGCATTGA
- a CDS encoding DUF4399 domain-containing protein: MKTIHPKLFTLLIILFTATSAFAGNAVTITDPPNGAVVSSPVKVCMATEGVEVQPAKKGVNEGKGHHHIIVDVDLPKDLSQPIGKDANHIHMGDGSTCKEIKLSAGKHIIRTLFAKGNHVPYNPPLTATVTVTVK, encoded by the coding sequence ATGAAAACTATTCACCCAAAGCTTTTTACATTATTAATTATCCTTTTTACCGCGACCAGCGCTTTTGCTGGAAACGCTGTGACCATCACCGATCCGCCAAATGGTGCCGTGGTTTCAAGCCCTGTAAAGGTTTGCATGGCTACTGAAGGGGTTGAAGTTCAACCTGCAAAAAAAGGGGTCAATGAAGGCAAAGGCCATCATCATATTATCGTTGATGTCGATCTGCCAAAAGATCTGAGCCAGCCGATTGGAAAAGACGCAAACCACATCCATATGGGAGATGGTTCCACCTGTAAAGAGATAAAGCTCTCTGCCGGAAAACACATCATCCGCACCCTGTTCGCTAAGGGTAATCATGTACCTTATAATCCACCTTTGACGGCTACGGTAACCGTTACCGTTAAGTAG
- the rpmB gene encoding 50S ribosomal protein L28, which produces MSQKCEVCDKKPQFGNNVSHANNKTRRQWKPNIKKLRVVMKGSVKTMKVCTRCIKSGKITKAIR; this is translated from the coding sequence ATGTCCCAAAAATGTGAAGTTTGCGATAAAAAACCCCAATTTGGTAACAATGTCAGTCACGCGAACAATAAAACCCGCCGACAATGGAAACCAAATATAAAGAAATTACGTGTTGTGATGAAGGGTTCTGTTAAGACCATGAAAGTCTGTACCCGCTGCATCAAATCAGGAAAAATAACCAAAGCTATCAGGTAG
- a CDS encoding DUF1858 domain-containing protein, translated as MVVDKNTTINEILNTYPEAIKFFNEKQMSCSSCFAVKFDTLENGALMHGMDVAALIRQLEEFLEALPARTVST; from the coding sequence ATGGTTGTCGATAAAAATACTACGATCAACGAGATTCTCAATACCTATCCTGAGGCCATTAAGTTTTTCAATGAGAAACAAATGTCCTGCAGCAGTTGTTTTGCTGTTAAGTTCGATACTCTGGAAAACGGGGCCTTGATGCATGGTATGGATGTCGCCGCTCTGATCAGACAACTTGAAGAATTTCTGGAAGCCCTTCCCGCCCGTACCGTTTCTACCTGA
- a CDS encoding NUDIX hydrolase: MSFKNPVITVDIIIEQAEGIILIERKNPPHGWALPGGFVDYGESLESAACREAREETGLVVNLLAQFHTYSDPERDPRQHTISTVFVAQATGKAQAGSDATKAELFTRNTLPKPLVFDHAKILNDYFEWVENGRTGVGQLKL; encoded by the coding sequence ATGAGCTTTAAAAACCCTGTTATCACAGTCGATATAATTATAGAACAAGCGGAGGGAATTATCTTGATCGAACGAAAAAATCCTCCGCATGGATGGGCATTACCTGGAGGGTTTGTCGATTACGGCGAATCTCTGGAGTCCGCGGCTTGCAGGGAAGCCCGGGAGGAGACTGGCTTGGTGGTCAATCTTTTGGCCCAGTTTCATACATATTCCGACCCTGAACGTGACCCCAGACAACACACTATCTCTACGGTATTTGTTGCCCAGGCTACTGGGAAGGCCCAGGCAGGTTCCGATGCGACAAAGGCAGAGCTTTTTACAAGGAATACGCTTCCTAAACCACTCGTGTTTGATCACGCAAAAATTTTGAATGATTATTTTGAGTGGGTGGAAAACGGAAGGACCGGAGTCGGACAGTTAAAACTTTGA
- a CDS encoding CBS domain-containing protein has protein sequence MERILNYLAESLLSISPTETVLEAAHTMHDNGIHSLLVEAGGKFIGIITNNDISKKVVSENLDPEKIQVAEVMSFPLVKLESQESMEKAAQVMRDH, from the coding sequence ATGGAAAGAATCCTCAACTATCTTGCAGAATCTCTTTTAAGTATCAGCCCAACAGAAACTGTTTTGGAGGCAGCACATACCATGCACGACAATGGTATTCACTCTTTGCTTGTCGAAGCGGGAGGAAAATTCATTGGAATCATCACCAATAACGACATCAGCAAGAAAGTAGTCTCTGAAAACCTTGACCCGGAAAAAATTCAGGTTGCTGAAGTCATGAGCTTTCCACTCGTCAAACTGGAAAGCCAGGAAAGCATGGAAAAGGCTGCGCAAGTGATGCGGGATCATTAA
- a CDS encoding M28 family peptidase: protein MKLLRHARKYIIVGTMVLASAWSQPGYGSSIDSKKYSRVIWSYLETLCDFGPRNPGSEGYRDTLKLIRKVGDKYADQVLEHPFSVKTSMTSSEEMVNLELRFDGTEGGAPILIGAHFDTRPFADEDPNPENRSKPILGANDGGSGTAVLLGLAQYLSQHPVARPVHLVFFDGEDFGADGSGLKLLGSTYYAQQLIQQDRGEWPYWVLVIDMIGDKDLQIYKETFSLKGSASFLDKLYSAAKKLGIKSMKEEINYTIYDDHYPFHRIGIPSTVLIDFDYPYWHTLADTLDKCSVESMYSIFSLVVKTIEDL from the coding sequence ATGAAACTTTTAAGGCACGCTCGCAAATATATTATTGTTGGAACCATGGTTTTAGCATCCGCCTGGAGCCAGCCAGGTTATGGGTCTTCTATTGACTCGAAAAAATATTCCCGGGTGATTTGGAGTTATCTGGAGACCCTTTGCGACTTTGGCCCGAGAAACCCAGGTAGTGAGGGCTATCGGGATACTCTCAAGTTGATCCGGAAAGTGGGGGACAAATATGCGGACCAGGTTTTGGAACACCCGTTCTCAGTAAAAACTTCTATGACATCCTCCGAGGAAATGGTTAATTTGGAGCTCAGATTTGATGGGACGGAAGGAGGTGCCCCGATTTTGATAGGTGCTCATTTTGATACCCGGCCTTTTGCAGATGAAGACCCAAACCCTGAAAACAGATCAAAACCAATATTAGGTGCCAATGATGGAGGTTCGGGAACAGCAGTACTACTTGGGTTGGCACAATATCTCAGTCAGCATCCTGTTGCCCGACCCGTTCACCTGGTATTTTTTGATGGTGAAGATTTTGGTGCAGACGGATCCGGCCTGAAGCTGTTAGGTTCCACTTACTACGCCCAGCAACTGATACAGCAAGATAGAGGTGAATGGCCTTACTGGGTGCTGGTCATCGATATGATAGGGGATAAAGATTTACAGATATACAAAGAGACCTTTTCCTTGAAAGGCAGTGCGAGTTTTTTAGATAAACTTTATAGTGCCGCAAAAAAGCTGGGAATAAAGTCGATGAAAGAAGAAATTAATTATACGATTTACGATGACCATTATCCCTTCCACCGCATTGGTATTCCCTCTACCGTGCTGATAGATTTTGACTATCCCTATTGGCACACCCTTGCTGATACGCTGGATAAATGCTCGGTCGAGAGCATGTATTCAATTTTCTCTCTTGTGGTGAAAACAATTGAGGATTTGTAA